Proteins found in one Clostridium kluyveri DSM 555 genomic segment:
- a CDS encoding transposase, whose translation MLNKSKRYTEDFKNTIVELYKSGKSLSELNSEYGTSKSTINHGLKINTYTDR comes from the coding sequence ATGTTAAATAAGTCCAAAAGATACACAGAAGATTTTAAAAATACAATAGTAGAACTTTATAAATCAGGTAAATCTTTAAGTGAATTAAATAGCGAATATGGCACATCTAAATCAACAATAAATCATGGGTTAAAAATCAACACCTATACAGATAGATAA
- a CDS encoding GNAT family N-acetyltransferase, translating to MSIYVETERLILRQFTADDVEELHHICSQPYILKWMSDWKRTKEERKEWVIWIQEYYTKSTKYIARIMLAVTLKASKELIGMVDIGNKEEVNNEIEIAYFISEYHSNNGYITEASKAIIEWAFNNLKLRYLIAIIEPDNIGSQRVVEKCGFTKLDIKMISNSRDTEEKPFYYYRIYNK from the coding sequence ATGAGTATTTATGTTGAGACTGAAAGACTTATATTGAGACAATTTACTGCAGATGATGTGGAGGAATTACATCATATTTGCAGTCAGCCTTATATATTAAAATGGATGTCTGATTGGAAAAGAACAAAAGAAGAGAGAAAAGAATGGGTAATCTGGATTCAAGAGTATTACACCAAATCAACAAAATATATTGCAAGAATAATGCTTGCAGTTACCCTAAAAGCAAGTAAAGAACTTATAGGTATGGTGGATATTGGAAATAAGGAGGAGGTTAATAATGAAATAGAAATAGCATATTTTATTTCCGAATATCATAGTAATAATGGGTACATAACTGAGGCTTCAAAGGCAATAATAGAATGGGCATTTAATAACTTAAAACTTAGGTATCTAATAGCTATTATTGAACCTGATAATATAGGATCCCAAAGAGTAGTCGAAAAATGTGGATTTACTAAGCTTGATATTAAAATGATTTCAAATAGTAGAGATACAGAAGAAAAGCCATTTTATTATTATCGAATATATAATAAATGA
- a CDS encoding AAA family ATPase, translating into MDSVKYNQYLRCVKLCREKIHSFSKYPYCLSAVKDLSMLEFHPKVTYIVGENGTGKSTILEAIAVAYGFNPEGGTRNFNFSTKDTHSDLYRNLKLVKGVKRPNDGFFLRAESFYNVATNIDEIDASSSYGGISLHLQSHGESFLSVIGNRFSGNGLYILDEPEAALSPSKQMSLIVIMNKLIQKKSQFIIATHSPIIMSYPDSIIYELSDGIKEVKYKDTEHYKITKAFLDRPEKMLEMLLFEE; encoded by the coding sequence ATGGATTCAGTGAAATATAATCAATATTTAAGATGCGTTAAATTATGTAGAGAAAAAATACATTCATTTTCTAAATATCCATATTGCTTATCAGCCGTAAAGGATTTATCTATGTTGGAATTTCATCCAAAAGTAACATATATAGTAGGAGAAAATGGTACGGGTAAATCAACAATACTTGAGGCTATTGCGGTGGCATATGGATTTAACCCAGAAGGTGGAACAAGAAATTTTAACTTTTCAACAAAAGATACTCATTCAGATTTATATAGGAATCTTAAATTAGTTAAAGGGGTCAAAAGACCTAATGATGGTTTTTTCTTGAGAGCAGAAAGCTTTTATAATGTAGCAACAAATATAGATGAGATAGATGCTTCTAGTTCATATGGAGGTATTTCACTACATTTACAATCTCATGGGGAATCTTTTTTATCAGTTATTGGGAATAGATTTAGTGGAAATGGTTTATATATTTTAGACGAACCAGAAGCAGCATTGTCACCTTCAAAACAAATGTCCCTGATTGTTATAATGAATAAATTAATACAGAAGAAGTCTCAATTTATAATAGCTACTCATTCTCCTATAATAATGTCTTATCCAGATTCAATAATTTATGAATTAAGTGATGGAATAAAAGAAGTGAAGTACAAGGATACTGAACATTATAAGATTACAAAAGCCTTTCTTGATAGACCTGAAAAAATGTTAGAGATGCTTTTATTTGAAGAATAA
- a CDS encoding PhzF family phenazine biosynthesis protein, with protein MRIPIYQIDAFTKEEFKGNPAAVCPLEKWIEDGLMQKIAKENNLSETAFFTKKDDMYELRWFTPEEEIDLCGHATLAAAYTIFEYLNKNSNEISFNTKSGILKVLKKDKLITMIFPSREGEKSEIPEELIRGLGKKPKEVYRSRDYMAVFEKEEDIKSLRLNMEELKKLDVFGIIVTAKGNEVDFVSRYFAPKSGINEDPVTGSAHCILVPYWKRILNKNEFVAYQLSDRGGKLYCTDKGENIEISGQAISYLEGYINV; from the coding sequence ATGAGAATACCAATTTATCAGATTGATGCATTCACAAAGGAGGAATTTAAAGGGAATCCGGCAGCAGTATGCCCATTAGAAAAGTGGATTGAAGATGGTTTAATGCAAAAGATTGCTAAAGAAAATAATTTATCTGAAACTGCTTTTTTTACAAAAAAGGATGATATGTATGAGTTGAGATGGTTTACCCCAGAAGAAGAGATTGACCTATGTGGGCATGCCACATTAGCAGCTGCTTACACTATATTTGAGTATTTAAATAAAAATTCAAATGAGATAAGTTTTAATACAAAGAGTGGAATTTTGAAGGTACTAAAAAAAGATAAGTTGATTACAATGATATTCCCATCAAGAGAAGGAGAAAAAAGTGAAATACCAGAAGAATTAATAAGAGGACTAGGAAAAAAACCTAAAGAAGTATATAGGTCTAGAGACTACATGGCAGTGTTCGAAAAAGAAGAAGATATAAAAAGTCTTAGATTAAATATGGAGGAATTAAAGAAACTAGATGTATTTGGAATAATAGTAACGGCTAAAGGTAATGAAGTAGATTTTGTATCAAGATATTTTGCCCCAAAGTCAGGAATAAATGAAGATCCTGTGACAGGTTCAGCACATTGTATATTAGTTCCGTATTGGAAGAGGATTTTAAATAAGAATGAATTCGTAGCATATCAGTTATCTGATAGAGGAGGGAAATTATATTGCACTGATAAAGGAGAAAATATAGAAATATCAGGTCAAGCTATTTCTTATTTGGAAGGTTATATAAATGTATAA
- a CDS encoding class I SAM-dependent methyltransferase: MTEFWESSFIENQMMWGFEPSDSAILTKDFFLEKNIKDILIPGIGYGRNAKVFIDNEINVTGIEISKTAVDLARQNGLNISIFHGSVTDMPFDNKLYDGIFCYALIHLLNNHERDKFIKDCYNQLKPNGYMIFTTISKEAPMFGKGKQLGKDYFEIMEGIKMFFYNSDSIKQEFGKYGLIEFSEIVEPHKNVENKPPFKFIMVRCQKEL, from the coding sequence ATGACAGAATTCTGGGAATCAAGTTTTATAGAAAATCAAATGATGTGGGGATTTGAACCTTCAGACTCCGCAATCTTAACAAAGGACTTTTTCCTTGAAAAGAATATTAAGGACATATTGATACCAGGTATTGGATATGGCAGAAATGCAAAGGTTTTTATTGACAACGAAATAAATGTAACGGGTATTGAGATTTCAAAAACAGCCGTTGATTTGGCGAGGCAAAATGGGCTTAATATTAGTATTTTTCATGGTTCAGTAACTGATATGCCTTTTGATAACAAACTTTATGACGGTATATTTTGTTATGCACTTATTCACTTATTGAATAATCATGAGAGAGATAAGTTTATTAAAGATTGCTATAATCAGTTAAAGCCAAACGGATATATGATTTTTACTACTATTTCAAAAGAAGCCCCAATGTTTGGAAAAGGCAAACAACTGGGTAAAGACTATTTCGAGATAATGGAAGGGATAAAAATGTTTTTTTATAATTCTGACTCGATAAAACAGGAATTCGGAAAATATGGACTGATAGAATTTTCGGAAATTGTTGAGCCACATAAGAATGTGGAAAATAAACCTCCATTTAAATTTATAATGGTAAGATGTCAAAAAGAACTATAA